A window of bacterium genomic DNA:
CCGTCCAGGCGGGTCTTCAGCATCGATGCAAGCTGATCCAGGACGAAGTCAATGGCCAGGGTCGGCTCCGTGTGCCCGATCTCCGCCCGGCGCGCGAGCAGGAGTTCAGTGAGACCCTGCTCGAGTTCGGAGCGGACGCGGGCGAGATGCTCCCTGAGCGTCGCATCACGAAGTGATGCCTCGAGGCCAGCCTGCTGGAACCCCGGATGCGTTCGCCCCTGTTCCAGGGCGAACTCGACATACCCCCTCAACACATCGGCCACGGACGCCCCCTCCCAGCGCGCGGGATCGGTGGCCTCACGGGTCGTCGCTCTGAACTGCTCACCGAACCGATCGAAGACCGCATAGAGTAGGGCCTTCTTGTCGCGGAAATGATGGTAGAGAGCTCCGACCGAACAACCCGCGCGCGCGGCCACATCAGCAAGGGAGGTTCCGTCGGCTCCCTTCTGGGAGAACAACTCCTCTGCCGCATCCAGCAGGGATTCCTGGGTCTTCTGACTTCGCGACTGCCGCCCTTCACGAACCCA
This region includes:
- a CDS encoding TetR/AcrR family transcriptional regulator; protein product: MKRNRWISDLHWVREGRQSRSQKTQESLLDAAEELFSQKGADGTSLADVAARAGCSVGALYHHFRDKKALLYAVFDRFGEQFRATTREATDPARWEGASVADVLRGYVEFALEQGRTHPGFQQAGLEASLRDATLREHLARVRSELEQGLTELLLARRAEIGHTEPTLAIDFVLDQLASMLKTRLDGGLSRSRLGARSDEEFADEALCSVCAYLKSPQ